The stretch of DNA CTCTATTATAACTGTAATGGAATTTGTTAAAAAGGAGAGTTTTATATTTCATCCTTCTTTTATGCTATTTGGCAAAATTCAAATCAGTACATATTCTTTGTCTCAATCATAACAAATAACAGGAGCTGACTTCTATCCGCTCTTTTGCCATCTGATATCTTGACAGGCATATTTAGCATAATGCCCTCTTTTCATTTGGAAATTCTACTCAAAACAGAAAATTTCAAAATAGGGAATCTTCCTCCTAAGGTAAGTTTTAATCGATTCAGGAAAGCAGTATAATTAAATGAAAGAGCATAAAAAAAGCAGAGAGGGTTAGATACCTCCCTGCCTTAAATATGTGGACAAGTCTATTCGTCTCCAATTGATTTATCAATCTTCTTGATCAATATCTCTGCTAAAAGATTCTTTATTTCATCATCCCCCGGCTCCAAATAGGAAACATCTGCATTTGGATTTTTTGCCTTTGCTTTTTCAACGATTTGCGGAATATCAACAACCGAATGTTTACTTTTGACATTAAAAAGAGGAATTACTAATACCTTTTCTGCTCCATTCTTTAGAGCATTCTCCACAGCTTCAGGAATCGAAGGACCGCAAAAACTCATATATCCTGCTTCAATGGATTGATATTCTCTTTTTTCCTTAATCTTTTCAATCAAATCTTCAACATCATATTTAAAAGGGTCTGTTTCCCTTGTGCGCGGCAAATCACGGGTATTATTGGAAAGTACTTCTATATGTGATTCAGCCATTTCAAATGCTTCTTTATTTTCCTCTATATAATCAAGAGGCACATCTCCATGACAGGCAATGATAACTCCAACTTTCTTTTTGCTCATCTGAATTTTCTCCTTTTTTTACCTTTTGATTTAATAATCTTAATGTATCGAGGTGCTTATATAATATTTATTGATTTCTGCAAGTCCAATTTAAAATCCCCTATTCTACAAAGAGTTACAATTTCAATCCTATCTCTAATTTCTTGACTAAATGATTTCATTTTTTTATTTCAAATACATCATTTCTAATTCAAAAAAAGGGAGATGATATGAAAAAGGTAAGTGTATCCCCAAATGAATTTCGGTGGTTTAAATTATATCTTCCAATCCCAATGGGATGCTGCATCATCACCACCGTCAATGAAAAAGGACAAATAAACGCCGCTCCCTTTGCAATGTGCTTTCCGTGGAACAACAGCGAAGAAAATCCACAGCTTATCGTTATGGCGTACAAGGGATGGCACACATCCCAAAATATCGAAAAAACTGGCGAATTTGTAGTCAATTGGCCAGAAGCCAAGCTCATTAAAGAAACGATGATTACAGGACGCCATTATGATGAAGGAGTAAATGAGCTTGAAAAGGCCGGTCTAACTGCAATCCCGGCACAGAAGGTAAAACCGCCGCGCATCGAAGAATGCGTAGGACATTACGAATGCACGCTCGACAGAATTATACCAATGGGAAAGTCAGGATATCACATAATAGGCAATGTAGTTGATATATCTATAAATGAAAATATAGTCAATATGACGCGGGAAGAGAAACTAAAAAACATAAAACTTCAGATTGGATTCGGAGGACCTGTAGGTGAAAACTACTATTTCTTCGGCATCCCATCTGATGAAATTGTAAAGGCATATTACAATGAAGAAAATTAAAACTCCTCGATTGGTTTTAAAGTCACTTGCGAATAATGGTGTTACAGAAATCTTTCATCTGCCGGGAAGCTCAATTGCTCCTATTTACGGAGCAATTGAAGGAAAAAGCCGAATAAAGCCTATTCTCTTAAAACATGAACAGGCGGCATGCTTTGCTGCAACAGGCTACGCCCTTACTACAAATAAGCCCGGTATATGTATGGTTATGGGAGGTCCCGGAATAACAAATCTCGTTTCAGCAGTTGCAGAGTGCTATTATCAGTCTGTGCCTCTTGTTTTTATCACTGTTGACCATCCTCGAGAAAATCTGGGCAGCGAAGGATTCCACGAAATCGACTCTTTCACAATGCTTTCACCGATTACAAAAAAGATTATTACCCCCAAAAAAGCATCAGATGTGGAGAAGTCTGTAGCTGACGCAATTTCAATTGCGTCGAGCGGGCGTCCCGGACCGGTTTATCTCAATATACCGAACACAATAATAGATGAATCTGCGCCCTTTAAAAACATAAGGATAAAGAACAAAACAGCAAAACCGTCAGCAGCACAAATCGCAAAATCAGTTGAAATGATCAAAAGAGCTGAAAATCCTATGCTCTTTTTGGGAAGCGGTGTAATAAGAAGCAGTGCAGAAGAAGAGCTCAAAAAATTCATAAAACTAACAGGAATTCCAGCCCTATCATCACTTGGCGGAAGAAACTCGTTGCCCCCCGACTTTCCTCTTTCAATAGGTATGCCTCCTTACACATTCAATACAGACATCATAAATAGGGCTGATTTATTCATTGCCTTGGGTGCTCGCCTAAATCCAGTTAACTTACGAATGGGAATGTTGAAACTTCCTGAAAAAATAATTCGAGTTGATATCGACAATGAAAATCCCCGATTCAGAAAAGCAAATCTCTATATAAAAGCAGATATCAAAGAATTTCTGAATGCAATAAATAAAAAGGTTGCATCGATGAGCAAAGATTTTCCCATTGCTTCCGGAAAAAAGATCTATGAAGAATACCAAAAAGCGTACAACTCTTATAAAAATGAAGAATATAAAAAATTGAAGAAGGATAAAAGTACACTCACATCAAAAAGATTTTTGCTCGAGCTTTCAGATTTTATAAAAGATAAAAAAGCGAGCTTCTTTACTGATTCAATATGGATTCCATATTCTCACCTTATGCCCGAGATGAAACATAAACGCGCATTTTTTTCTACTCGCTCATTTGGTTGTCTCGGATTTGCGCTTCCAGCGGCAATTGGAGCCTCTTTCTCACAAAAAGATAGAAAAATCATAAGTCTTTCAGGCGATGGTGGCTTTATGTTCAACTGTCAGGATTTATCCACAGCCGCAGATTATCGATTGAAAAACTTCGTTCAGATTATCCTCAACAACAATGGATATTCTTCTCTCAATTATCTTGCAAATATGAAGTATCGGAAACAGGATGATTATTATATGTGGAAGAAAATTGATTTTTCCGCACTGTCAAAATCTATGGGCGTCAAACCAATAGAAATCAAATCTCCATCAGGAATAAAAAAGGCATTAAAGAAGGTCTTTTCTGAAAATGGTCCACATCTCATAAATGTTATTACGAAGGAAAAAGGAGTCTAAAAATATCTTTTCAGTGTTATGGAAGGATTGTTTTGAAAAACTTTGAATTTGATGAAAAGGCGAAAGAGCTTCTTCAAAGGATTTTAGCTATTTGGCCCTCTATTGTTCGCAACTCATGGAAGGAAAAGATTCTTTCCTACACAAAACTTATAGCATATGAAAACAATGCAGATGTCATAACAGAAGAAATTCTTTTCAGCGGAGCAGTAAAAGCCCTACCAAAATCCTATGAACCACTTCTTCTTAGAGTAAAGGCGCCCCAAGAATTTGAGCGCAAGAAACAGGCACAGGAAAAAGTCGATGAAAACAAATGGCTCATAGAAGTAAAGAGATGGCACAGAGAAGATGACCCTACGGAACCAAAACCATCAAAAAATCCATCTGAGCAGAGGATTGTCGCTATTCTTACAAGTCCAAGAAAAGGAGGAAATACAGAAATTCTTCTCGACACCTTCTTAGAAGGAGCAAAATCAGAGGGTGCAAATATTGAAAAATTCTTTCTTCAGAAAATGAAAATATCCCCCTGCATAGGCTGTATGAAATGCAAAGACGAGGAGATACCCGAACTTTGCATCTTACGTGATGATATGACGCCAATCTATCACTCCTTTATCGAAGCAGACAGTGTTGTCCTTGCTTTCCCTATATACACAGGAAGAGAATGCTCCATAACTTCGGTCTTTTTTGATCGTCTTGATGCTCTTCGTTCACCTCTTCACTTTCCTAAGCTCAAAGAGCAAAAACGCGGTGCAATAATAGGCACATGGGGATGGCCTAGTAATGATGCATACAACCATATCATTGAATTTCAGGTCATACTCCTGAAGCTTTTTCAGGTCATAACAACAGAAATTATTACTGCCTGTGGTTTTTGGGGTGAATACTATAAAAAAGGGATAATCAGAAAAGACGAAAAAGGACTTGCTATTGCCTATGAAGCAGGAAAAGAATTTGTAACACCCCTGTAAAAGCCACAATGGCAGGCAAAAGCGCTCGTCAGACACATAGTCGAGGAGACAATATGGAAAAGATTGAAAAAATAAAAACTGTATGTGGAATATGTGTTGACAACTGCGGAATGGAAATAGAAAAATCAGGAGACAAAATAACGAAGATAAGCGGTCTCAAAGAGCATCCCTTCAGTAAAGGGAAGCTCTGCATAAGAGGTATGAATGCTCTCGACATAGCAAACAGTCCCTCAAGAATAAAAAAGCCGCTGATAAAGATTAACGGCAAATTAACAGAGACAGATTGGGACGATGCAATCAACGAAGTATGCCGCCTTCTCGAAAAATTGAAGAACGATAAGGGACCACAATCCCTTGCCGTATATTTTGGTGACCCAATAATTTGTCAGGGCTTGACGCTTTATCTCCTTCGCCTCTTCTGTTATCTCTATGGCACTCCAAACCTTTGCTGTACCGGTTCAATCTGCAATATATCGAAAGTAATGGCTAATATGGTTACCTATGGAAGATGGACTTCCCCGCATTATGAGAAGACAGACTATATTATTCTATGGGGCACAAATCCCTTAGTATCATCGCTTCGCACAAGGAATAGATTGCTCGAGGCAAAAAAAAGAGGAGCAAAAATCACAGTTATAGACCCAAGAATAACAGAATCAGTAAAAATAGCTGACAAACATATTGCTCCAAAACCCGGCACAGACGGAGCGCTTGCCCTT from Candidatus Schekmanbacteria bacterium encodes:
- a CDS encoding flavin reductase family protein, which translates into the protein MKKVSVSPNEFRWFKLYLPIPMGCCIITTVNEKGQINAAPFAMCFPWNNSEENPQLIVMAYKGWHTSQNIEKTGEFVVNWPEAKLIKETMITGRHYDEGVNELEKAGLTAIPAQKVKPPRIEECVGHYECTLDRIIPMGKSGYHIIGNVVDISINENIVNMTREEKLKNIKLQIGFGGPVGENYYFFGIPSDEIVKAYYNEEN
- a CDS encoding thiamine pyrophosphate-binding protein encodes the protein MKKIKTPRLVLKSLANNGVTEIFHLPGSSIAPIYGAIEGKSRIKPILLKHEQAACFAATGYALTTNKPGICMVMGGPGITNLVSAVAECYYQSVPLVFITVDHPRENLGSEGFHEIDSFTMLSPITKKIITPKKASDVEKSVADAISIASSGRPGPVYLNIPNTIIDESAPFKNIRIKNKTAKPSAAQIAKSVEMIKRAENPMLFLGSGVIRSSAEEELKKFIKLTGIPALSSLGGRNSLPPDFPLSIGMPPYTFNTDIINRADLFIALGARLNPVNLRMGMLKLPEKIIRVDIDNENPRFRKANLYIKADIKEFLNAINKKVASMSKDFPIASGKKIYEEYQKAYNSYKNEEYKKLKKDKSTLTSKRFLLELSDFIKDKKASFFTDSIWIPYSHLMPEMKHKRAFFSTRSFGCLGFALPAAIGASFSQKDRKIISLSGDGGFMFNCQDLSTAADYRLKNFVQIILNNNGYSSLNYLANMKYRKQDDYYMWKKIDFSALSKSMGVKPIEIKSPSGIKKALKKVFSENGPHLINVITKEKGV
- a CDS encoding flavodoxin family protein — encoded protein: MSFQCYGRIVLKNFEFDEKAKELLQRILAIWPSIVRNSWKEKILSYTKLIAYENNADVITEEILFSGAVKALPKSYEPLLLRVKAPQEFERKKQAQEKVDENKWLIEVKRWHREDDPTEPKPSKNPSEQRIVAILTSPRKGGNTEILLDTFLEGAKSEGANIEKFFLQKMKISPCIGCMKCKDEEIPELCILRDDMTPIYHSFIEADSVVLAFPIYTGRECSITSVFFDRLDALRSPLHFPKLKEQKRGAIIGTWGWPSNDAYNHIIEFQVILLKLFQVITTEIITACGFWGEYYKKGIIRKDEKGLAIAYEAGKEFVTPL